One stretch of Variovorax sp. TBS-050B DNA includes these proteins:
- a CDS encoding LysE family transporter, which translates to MTFDTLLIYVVASLALAVIPGPTMLLALSNGIEGGMKRASWGIAGASLGSTVLIAVVALGLGSLLAASEMLFDAIRAAGVAYLVWLGAKLWRSEAADLGAALARSAVEPRPHGRVALLRSLLVALSNPKTVLFFAAFLPQFIDVGRPQGPQYLLLGAIFVALDTCVMLAYAAAGTQAVRWLSRRGLRLLNRGCAAGMWLLAATLAFWRRPA; encoded by the coding sequence ATGACCTTCGACACGCTGCTCATCTATGTCGTCGCCTCGCTCGCACTGGCGGTGATTCCGGGGCCCACGATGCTGCTCGCGCTGTCGAACGGCATCGAAGGCGGCATGAAGCGCGCGAGCTGGGGCATCGCGGGCGCTTCGCTCGGCAGCACCGTGCTGATCGCGGTGGTCGCCCTGGGGCTGGGGTCGCTGCTCGCCGCCTCGGAAATGCTCTTCGACGCGATCCGCGCGGCCGGCGTGGCCTACCTGGTGTGGCTCGGCGCCAAGCTCTGGCGCAGCGAAGCCGCCGACCTCGGTGCCGCGCTCGCCAGGTCCGCGGTCGAGCCGCGCCCGCACGGCCGCGTCGCGCTCCTGCGCAGCCTGCTGGTGGCGCTCTCCAACCCGAAGACGGTGCTGTTCTTCGCGGCCTTCCTGCCGCAGTTCATCGACGTCGGCCGCCCGCAGGGCCCGCAGTACCTGCTGCTCGGCGCGATCTTCGTGGCGCTCGACACCTGCGTGATGCTGGCCTACGCCGCCGCCGGCACGCAGGCCGTGCGCTGGCTCTCGCGCCGCGGCCTGCGGCTGCTGAACCGCGGCTGCGCGGCCGGCATGTGGCTGCTGGCCGCCACGCTCGCCTTCTGGCGCCGGCCGGCCTGA
- a CDS encoding EamA family transporter: MPTLASPAEAARSSTAPGPALPPILWLCLAATWLVWGSTYLAIKYALVSFAPFLQMGSRFLFAGVVLAAWMRWRGAAWPSALQWRNALVVGALMLGGGMGGVAYAEVSIGSGLVVAFIAVVPLLIALLNLVWGVRPTWLEAMGIALGLAGVLMLTQGSGFQSSPAGLVAISLACVCWSIGSVLSQRSLPLAPGAMGFASEMICGGLVLLVLSALAGEKWVWPPEPVAVAAWLYLVVFGSLIAFNAYMVLLARAPAGLAASYTFVNPVIAMLLGVWIAGETVTRFEWYAVGVVLAGVLLLLFKRPKKG, translated from the coding sequence ATGCCGACCCTCGCTTCTCCCGCCGAAGCCGCGCGCAGCAGCACTGCGCCCGGCCCTGCGCTGCCGCCCATCCTCTGGCTCTGTCTTGCCGCCACCTGGCTGGTCTGGGGCTCGACCTATCTTGCGATCAAGTACGCGCTGGTCAGCTTCGCGCCCTTTCTGCAGATGGGCTCGCGCTTCCTGTTCGCGGGCGTGGTGCTCGCGGCCTGGATGCGCTGGCGCGGCGCGGCCTGGCCGTCGGCCCTGCAATGGCGCAACGCCCTGGTGGTGGGCGCGTTGATGCTCGGCGGCGGCATGGGCGGCGTGGCCTATGCCGAGGTGTCGATCGGCTCCGGACTCGTGGTGGCGTTCATCGCGGTGGTGCCGCTCCTGATCGCGCTGCTGAACCTGGTCTGGGGCGTTCGGCCGACGTGGCTCGAGGCCATGGGCATCGCGCTCGGGCTTGCGGGCGTGCTGATGCTCACGCAGGGCAGCGGTTTCCAGTCGTCGCCCGCGGGGCTGGTGGCCATCTCGCTCGCCTGCGTCTGCTGGTCGATCGGCAGCGTGCTGAGCCAGCGCAGCCTGCCGCTGGCGCCCGGCGCGATGGGCTTCGCGAGCGAGATGATCTGCGGCGGCCTGGTGCTGCTGGTGCTTTCGGCGCTCGCGGGCGAAAAGTGGGTCTGGCCGCCCGAGCCGGTGGCCGTGGCGGCCTGGCTGTACCTGGTGGTGTTCGGTTCGCTGATCGCGTTCAACGCCTACATGGTGCTGCTGGCGCGTGCGCCCGCCGGGCTCGCCGCGAGCTACACCTTCGTGAATCCGGTGATCGCGATGCTGCTGGGCGTGTGGATCGCCGGCGAGACGGTCACGCGCTTCGAGTGGTACGCGGTGGGCGTGGTGCTCGCGGGCGTGCTGCTGCTGCTTTTCAAGCGCCCGAAGAAGGGCTGA
- a CDS encoding Lrp/AsnC family transcriptional regulator, which produces MDFALNPSLDAHDTRILAELQKDARLTMAELGRRVHLSQPAVTERVKKLEAAGVISGYRATVNLAKLGYGIRALIRVGRAEYDRVVQLIQQTPECINAYNVTGEDSWILEIAVIDVSHLDAVVTKFCILTETATSIILNPAREHQPMLPPQRSDVKPPIRKVVNA; this is translated from the coding sequence ATGGACTTCGCCTTGAACCCCTCGCTGGACGCGCACGACACCCGCATCCTCGCCGAACTCCAGAAGGATGCGCGGCTCACGATGGCGGAACTCGGCCGCCGCGTGCACCTGAGCCAGCCCGCCGTGACCGAGCGCGTCAAGAAGCTCGAGGCCGCGGGCGTGATCAGCGGCTACCGCGCCACCGTCAACCTCGCGAAGCTCGGCTATGGCATCCGCGCGCTGATCCGCGTCGGGCGCGCCGAATACGACCGCGTGGTGCAGCTGATCCAGCAGACGCCCGAATGCATCAATGCCTACAACGTGACCGGCGAGGACAGCTGGATCCTGGAAATCGCGGTCATCGACGTGAGCCACCTCGACGCGGTGGTCACCAAGTTCTGCATACTGACAGAGACCGCGACCTCGATCATCCTGAATCCGGCACGCGAGCACCAGCCGATGCTGCCGCCGCAGCGCTCGGACGTGAAGCCGCCGATCAGGAAGGTCGTCAACGCCTGA
- a CDS encoding VOC family protein has product MTAAERPFKVLGIQQIAIGGSDKTRLQKLWVDMLGLEVTGTFKSERENVDEDICAIGSGPFKVEVDLMQPLDPEKKPAVHATPLNHVGLWIDDLPKAVEWLTAQGVRFAPGGIRRGAAGFDICFLHPKASDEFPIAGEGVLIEMVQAPPEVVAAFAALASSSPMP; this is encoded by the coding sequence ATGACGGCCGCCGAACGCCCGTTCAAGGTGCTCGGCATCCAGCAGATCGCGATCGGCGGGTCCGACAAGACGCGGCTTCAGAAGCTCTGGGTCGACATGCTGGGGCTCGAGGTCACCGGCACCTTCAAGAGCGAGCGCGAGAACGTCGACGAGGACATCTGCGCGATCGGCAGCGGCCCGTTCAAGGTCGAGGTCGACCTGATGCAGCCGCTCGACCCCGAGAAGAAGCCGGCCGTGCATGCCACGCCGCTCAACCACGTGGGCCTGTGGATCGACGACCTGCCGAAGGCCGTCGAGTGGCTCACCGCGCAGGGCGTGCGCTTCGCACCCGGCGGCATCCGCAGGGGCGCGGCGGGCTTCGACATCTGCTTCCTGCACCCGAAGGCGAGCGACGAGTTCCCGATCGCAGGCGAGGGCGTGCTGATCGAGATGGTGCAGGCGCCGCCGGAAGTGGTTGCTGCTTTCGCCGCATTGGCCAGCTCATCGCCGATGCCCTGA